One genomic region from Nitrospinota bacterium encodes:
- a CDS encoding transglutaminase-like domain-containing protein → MKLTQKITPAVLAFILLLTWPLWAFAVEPMHPLFAPGETTEWMGTYYKGKKLGFTFAKMRVTEDEITVDSKVFFRLQAGGADQTTTFSQNTHLTPDLRLKDFSLVQMIMGSRQEVEARRENEKLVYRIKGLGFDKTKSIAFSPATAPSATFLLNIVRDGLTVGKKGKIPIFMEPFQMLMDVEYNILRKEPFVYEGKPVDTFVIFHRVAGMESTLWVAESGSVMQEVTTQGFESRKEPEHIAIDLGDEAMTVSSLITLSLVKPGKNISQPGKKRQMQMKLSKMRSSDLIPQDHRQKVMQSEKAEDGTYASVLLINAEPQKVKQAVVRPVAAFAQPEYLEDSAEVQSKHPLIRSLAKELVGDTTDAWEASRKINQWVFNNLEKVLVDSASALNALKTRKGECQSHTYLFTALARAAGIPTKIVNGLVYSPTYQGFLYHAWPEVFVGEWRALDPTFGQDVVDATHIKLSEGQKDDQFKLMEFVGKVQIELIEN, encoded by the coding sequence ATGAAACTCACACAAAAAATCACTCCCGCAGTTCTCGCTTTCATCCTATTACTGACGTGGCCGCTTTGGGCGTTTGCTGTGGAACCGATGCACCCCCTGTTCGCTCCCGGTGAAACCACCGAGTGGATGGGCACGTATTATAAAGGCAAGAAGCTCGGCTTCACCTTTGCCAAAATGCGCGTCACCGAAGATGAGATCACGGTGGACTCCAAAGTTTTCTTTCGCTTGCAGGCGGGCGGTGCGGATCAGACCACGACCTTTTCCCAGAACACTCACCTGACCCCCGATTTGCGTTTGAAGGATTTTTCTCTGGTGCAGATGATCATGGGAAGCCGGCAGGAAGTGGAGGCGCGACGGGAAAATGAAAAACTCGTTTACCGCATCAAGGGATTGGGTTTTGACAAGACCAAGTCCATCGCGTTTTCTCCAGCCACGGCGCCCTCCGCGACGTTTTTGCTGAATATCGTTCGCGATGGGCTGACAGTCGGCAAAAAGGGCAAGATCCCCATCTTCATGGAACCGTTCCAGATGCTGATGGATGTGGAATACAACATCCTGCGTAAGGAGCCGTTTGTGTATGAGGGCAAGCCGGTGGACACGTTTGTGATTTTCCACCGGGTGGCGGGGATGGAATCGACCCTGTGGGTGGCCGAAAGTGGCAGTGTGATGCAGGAAGTGACGACGCAAGGGTTTGAATCGCGCAAGGAGCCGGAACACATTGCCATAGACCTCGGCGACGAGGCGATGACGGTCAGCAGTCTGATTACATTAAGTTTGGTGAAACCGGGCAAGAATATTTCCCAACCGGGCAAAAAGCGGCAAATGCAAATGAAGCTGTCGAAAATGCGTTCGTCCGATTTGATCCCCCAGGACCATCGGCAGAAGGTGATGCAGTCGGAAAAGGCGGAGGACGGGACCTACGCTTCGGTGCTGTTGATAAATGCCGAGCCTCAGAAAGTGAAGCAAGCTGTTGTGCGCCCGGTTGCGGCATTTGCTCAGCCGGAGTATCTGGAAGACTCGGCGGAAGTGCAATCCAAACATCCCCTGATCCGGTCTCTGGCGAAAGAGCTGGTGGGCGACACGACTGACGCCTGGGAAGCCTCGCGCAAGATCAATCAATGGGTGTTCAATAATTTGGAAAAAGTGCTGGTTGATTCCGCCAGCGCCCTCAATGCGCTTAAAACGCGAAAAGGCGAATGCCAGTCGCACACCTACTTGTTCACCGCTCTGGCGCGGGCGGCGGGTATTCCGACGAAAATCGTCAACGGCCTGGTATATTCCCCAACCTACCAGGGGTTCCTTTATCACGCCTGGCCGGAAGTGTTTGTCGGCGAATGGCGGGCGCTCGACCCTACGTTTGGACAGGATGTGGTGGACGCCACCCACATCAAACTTTCCGAAGGGCAAAAGGACGATCAGTTCAAGCTGATGGAGTTTGTCGGCAAGGTGCAGATTGAATTGATTGAAAATTAA